A window of Dehalococcoidia bacterium genomic DNA:
CGAAGACGCTGGGCACCGTATCGCCGAAAGAGGCGAAATCGGCGGGGGGCGTAGCTACCACCGTTTTGACGCCGCTCTCCGACATCGCCAGGGGCGTCACCGTCAAGGCAACTTTTATGCTCCCTGAACTGGATGTGAACGACATAGAAGACCCCGATGACGACGAGGAGATTCTCGTGCCCGTTATCGAGAAGAGCATAATCGTGGCGTGTGCGGAGGCAGCGCCGGCGCCGCCGCCCGCGCCGCCGCCCGCTCCGCCGCCTGCCATACAGCCGCCGCCCACAGGCAGCGGGGGCTACCTTCCCTGAGGCCTGCGTCGAAGGGAAGAGTTGTCCGGCAAGCAAAGGGAGGCCTCTTTGGAGGCCTTCCTTTCACGCCATGCGGCCGCAGGCGAAAAAAGGCGTTAACCTTTTTCCGACTTGCGCGTTATAAGGAACAGCGCAGGCCCGACCGGGCGTGGCAGGGAACACGCGCGCCTGTAAGGGATGACGCTAATCGGGAGGGAGCCCGCAAGCCGAATAACCGGCAGGCCGGCTACGGTCGGCAGGGAAGCGGGAAGAGCGAAAGGAGGTGCAGCAATCCACAAGCCCTGAACCGGCGCCTCACGCCCCGCGTCGTCGACAAGTGTCTCGGCCGAGGGCGACGGAGGGCTCAGCGCAGGGGAAGGGACAACCACTCGGTAAGTAAATCAAAACGTGAGTCTCAAGACTAAGGAGGGTTTGAATTGAAGAAGTTTGGAATACTGGCAGGGCTGGCATTCGTGGCGCTCCTGCTCGGCATGGCGGGAACCACCATCCGCAGCGACGACGCCCAAGCCCGCCCGACCGCGGTCATTGCGCTCAGCCCCACCATCGTTAATTCGCTCACCGATGCGGCGTGCGCTCCCGCGTGCAACCTTGCTAACCCGGCACACCTTCTTGCCGTTGCCGACGAAGAAGGCGACGGGGATGGCAGGGTAGAGGCAAGCGACTTTGCCGACATCGACCTGGACGCCAACCAGCTAAATGAAGATACCGGCGTCTTGTGGATTCTGGCTTTCGTGACCAACGACGACCCGGTCACTTTCAGCGCCGACGTGGGCGCTTTCGCCGAATCGGGCGCCGCTAACTGGGTTTGTGACACAGCGCTGGAAGAGGCCGACTGCGACGCCAACGCCGCCACCGTTGGCGATGGAGCCGTCGTTGCCACCCTCACTGCCGGCGCGGGCGGCTTTGCCCGCGATGACGACTACGAGCTGCTTGTCAGCCAGTCGGGCATCGACGTCACAATCGAGTACGCCGTCGTCGGCGACCCGGACGCGATCTCTGTGATCGCCTTCCCCTCTGACACCGTCATGGAAGGGCTGGACCTCGGCGACTGCACCGGTCTCGACCTCGCGGACTTCACGGATGAGATCGAGGAACCCACGGTTACCGGCCTCATCGCGACGGTAGAAGACGACGACGGGACTCCACTCGCCGGAGCCTTTGTCGGCTGGGAGTCCGATGACACCGATGTCGCCGTACTCACGCTCCCTCTGACCGTCAGCATCGAGACCGATTCAGGCACCTTCGCCGTCAACCTGGTCTGCGGAGTTGAACCCGGAACGGCCACCATCACCGCCAGCGCTCTCCTCAGCCCGATGGGGCCCGAGGTGGACGACGACGAAGTGGACATCACGGTCGTCGGCGAGCCGGCGGACATGACCGTAACCGCCAGCCCCGCATCCATCACCTGCGACGGCACAGCCAGCTCAACCGTGAGCGCCGCCCTGGTGGACGCTGAGGGCAACCCCGTCGTGGCCGGCATCAGAGTCCGCTTCGACGTTGTGGCGCTCGGCACCGCCGACCCGATCACGGCTGTCACTGACGCCGAGGGCGTTGCCAGCAGCACAATCACACCGCTGTCCGGCGTATCGGCTGGCGTGGTCGTGATAGTCAGCGTGCCGGACTTCGACCTTGAAAGCTCGATCAGGATCGACTGCGCCGCGCCGCCACCCACAGTGGCCCCGCCGCCCACGGTAGCGCCGCCACCCACAGTGGTGCCGCCGCCCACCGGCGACGCGGGACTGCTCGACTAGGACAGTCTAGCCGGGAAGCTATTCTGACTGGGGGTCCCGGACTGCAACCGGGGCCCCCAGGACTATCAACACGATAAGGACGAAAGACAGGCTAACTCCCGCTGACACAATCGGCAGGGACGGCCGATACCGCCGGAGAAGCTTGAAGGCCAGACGCGGCAAAAGTACAATTCGAAAGGGATTTCCCGGCAGAACCACCTTGATCGGCAATCAGGAGAGCGAAGAGGCCTACCATGGATCGACTTAGACTACCGGGCGGACGGGACAGAGGGCCAGGAGGCGGAGGTCGGCTGGAGCAGTTGCGGCGGTGGCTCGACTGCCTTCAGCCGCGCCAGCGGTGGGCCGTAATCGCAGGCGTGCCCATAGCCCTTCTCCTCATCATCGCCGCCGTATCCACAACGCTCGCCCTTTCGCTGGGCGGCGACGGCGACGCAAAGAGCGCCGCCGCGCGGACTGCGACCCCTTCGGAGGGCGAATCGGAAGGGCTGCTCAACGAAGACCTGACGCAGTCGCTTCTGCTGGCCAAAGAACACCTTGAGCAGCGTCTGCAAACAAACGGCCTCGCCGGCACTCACCCCGAGGCGCCGGTGCCCGGCCAGGAAGGCGACCGACTTCTAATCGCCAAGATCGGCGTCGACGCCCCTATCACCATGCGAGTCGTGGGCACGGACGGCCACATGCCACGGCCCGAGGGACCGACAGACGTCGCCTGGTATGACTTCTCCGCCTTCGAGGGGCTCGGCGGCCGGCCCGGCGTGGGCGGCAACACCGTCCTCTCCGGCCACGTCGACTACCGTGACTACGGCCCCGCTGTCTTCTGGGACCTGCGGAAGTTGGAGGCGGGCGACGAAATCGTCATCCGCCTCAGCGACGGCTCGGAGTACAAGTACGTCGTGCAGTGGAACCGCGTCGTCGATTCCAGCGCCGCCGTCTGGAACGACATCGTCGCCTCCACGCCTCAGGAATCGGTGACGCTGATTACCTGCGCCGGCACATTCGATCCCTCCACGAGGACCTATGATCAGAGGCGCGTTGTCTGGGCTGTACGGGTGGCTTAGGGAGAGGTCCTCGCGCCTTTCGTTCCGGCCGCGAAACCGGCTTCACATCGCTCTGCTGGCGGGCGTGCCCGTCGTCGTCCTGTCGACCGTTGCGGCACTCACATGGCTCTTCCTTTTCAGCGGTACCGGAGACGGGCCGTCGACATTAGCCCGCGTCCTCGACGCCGCCGTTTCCCCCACGCCTCGCTCGACACCGACGCCGCGCCTTACCGCTTCGCCGACCCCGCTCCCCACCGCCACCAGCGAAGCCCCGCTGGAGGCCGCTTCCAGCGACTCCGATGCGACAGGTTCGTCCGAAGTGACCCACGAATCGCAGGGCCCGGCAGCGGAAAGCGGCATGCGGATGGTGATACCCAAGATCGGCGTGAACGCCCCCGTCACCATCCGCGTCATGGGCCCCGACGGCGTGATGGGCCCTCCCAACGGCCGCTTCGACGTCGTCTGGTACGATTTCTCCGCCTTCCCCGGCCTCGGAGGCTACCCCGGCTCGTCCGGCAACGCCGTGTTCTCCGGCCACGTCGACTATCACCCCCACTACGAGGCGGTCTTCTGGGACCTCCGCCTCCTCGCGCCTGGCGATATCATCGAAGTCTATCTGCCCGACGGCGCAGTGGCCCGCTACTCCGTCCAGTGGGCGCAGACGATCAGCCCCGAGTCCGACTTCAGCTCCTACTGCGCAGACACGGGCGAAGGCACAATCACCATCGTCACCTGCCAGGGCACCTTCAACCCGGCGACGCGCCAATACAACCAGCGGCTCGTCGTGCGCGGCGCCCTCGTTCCCTAGCGTTCTGACACGCCCATGGCCCGCCGAAGAGCGCCGCCTCTTCCTCGTGCGGCGCCGGTTTCTTAGAATAGTGTTGCAGATTCTATTGGGGAGGGACGGGGCTTGCGCTTTCGGAACCCTAGACGGCAAGAGAGCCTGAGCAGGCTCTCCGTCGTGATCATGGGGCTCGGCGTTGCCGCTCTCATGGCCGCCGGCATCCTCTTCGGTCTTTCGGCGACCGGCATCATCGGTAACAACGGCCGGTACAGTGGGCCCGGGACGACTACCGGTTTCGGCTCAGTCGTCGCTACGCCTCCTTCGATTACCCCGCCACCGCAGTCCACGCCCCCCAGCGACGCTCCCATCGCGCGGCTCGTCATCCCGCGGGTCGGGATCGACGCGCCGGTCGTCACCCTGGGCATCGACGGCGACGGCGTGATGCAGTCACCGTCGAACGCCTACGACGTCGCCTGGTACGATTTCAGCACCCGGCCGGGCTTCGGCAGCAACGCCGTCTTCTCCGGCCACGTCGACTATCATGACGTCGGGCCCGCCGTCTTCTGGGAGCTGCGCCATCTGCAAGCGGGCGACATCGTCGAGGTCCGCCTGGCGGACGGCACCATCTACCAGTACAGCGTCACCGCGCTCGAGTGCCTGCCCGTCGACACCGCGCCCATCGGCGAGATCGTGGGGCCGACGCCCAATGAAGTCGTAACCCTCATAACCTGCTGCGGCGAGTTCAACTACAGCACAAGACAGTACAGCCACCGGCTCGTCGTGCGGGCCGAACGCGTGCTCGTACCGCCCTCCTGACCCCCCGAGGCCGCCCCGGCTTATGCTATAATGTTGTCCGGGCGGATTCTCCGTGGAGGCCGCCTTCTGCTTGGAGAGGTGTCCGAGTGGTTGATGGTGCCGCTCTCGAAAAGCGGTGTCCCGGCAACGGGACCGTGGGTTCGAATCCCACCCTCTCCGCCAGTTAATACAACGTCCTCCGCCGCGCGGAGAGGTGCTGGAGTGGACGATCAGGCGCGCCTGGAGAGCGCGTGACCCCTTTGGGGTCCGTGGGTTCGAATCCCACCCTCTCCGCCACTCTCCATACTCATCGCAGATCCGTTCATCCGCTTCCGACCCACCGAGAGAGATAGTCAACGGATAGGAGAAGAACATGCGGATGCCCTGCAGGACCGCTTCTTCAGGGAATATCGGGTCCGGCGCCCGCGCGGAACGACGCGGTAGACGGCCGGCCGCCGAACGCAAGGCGGCAGGCGCCTGGGCGTGGGCTCACATGCCCCTGCGGCGGCGTCTCGTCATAGTCTCGTAACGGTGGCGCGCCTCTTCCTGCCCCTCCACCATGCCCTCTCTCACCTCCGCCGCCGCATCCGATAGCCTCTCCTTCACTGCCCGCAAGAAATTACGGATACGGGGGATTATGCCGCCGCCGGGCATGCTCTCCACCCTTTCGAACAGCGCCTGCGTACGCCCCAGCGCTTCTTCCGCCAGCTCCTGCCGCCGCTCCCACAGCTCCGGCGCCTTCTCCCGCGTCATCGCCCGAAACTCCTCCCCGGGCATGGGAGTAAACAGGACGGCGAGAAGTCCGCCCAGGGCGGAACCGGACAGAAAGCCGGAGACAAAGCCGGGGCCGCCCTTCCCCGCCCGCTCCTCTTCTTCCTCGCGCTCCTTGTCGCCTTTCGCACCCATCGAATGGCCTCCTCGCTCTCTTCTGCGGCCCCTCAGCGGCGCACCCTTCTCGTAAAGCCGAGCAGCGACATCAGGCCTCTTCTCAGTCCCGTGAAGAGACCGTAGAGGCGGATTATGGGGCTGACGGCGGTATCAGTGACGAAGGCGGTTGCGCCGCGGACGTTGTCCACCGCCTGCCGCGCGGAGTCCAGGGTTGGGGAAAGCTGCTGCTGCAACATCGACTGCGCCACCGATATGAGCCCCCGCGCCGAAAGCCCGACGACCAGCACGACCACAAGAGTCACAAACAGGACCAGTATCGACATGGCCCCGCAAATGATGATTATGAGGTCGCGCACCTCCTGCAAGTCCATCTCATCACCTCCCTGAGATAACGATGGCTTCCGGGCGTCCCCGGCGGGCGGCCGCCCCAACTACCGATATAATACCACCCCCGATTACCTCCTCCCCCTGATAGAACACGACTGCCTGGCCCGGCGTTACGGCCCGCTGCCGCTCGCGGAAACGCACCTCCGCCCTGGCACCGCGCATCCGGACGGTCGCCGGCGCGGCAGGAGTGCGATAGCGGATCTTCGCTTCGACGGCCGCTTCGCCTTCCGGCGGCCTGCCGCTCACCCAGTTCACGGCGTCGGCGATCAGCGCCTCGGACAGCAAATCCTCCTCGTCGCCGATCGTAATGACGTTTTCCCGCGCGTCTATCGACGCCACGTATCGCCGTTCGCCCAGCGCAACGCCCAGCCCGCGCCGCTGCCCGATGGTGTACCCGGCGATCCCATTGTGAGTCCCCACCGTCCTGCCGTGCACATCGACGACGCGGCCCGGCGCCCGCGCCACACTCCGCGCCTTCAAGAAGGCCAGGTGATCGTTCTCGGGGATGAAGCAGATCTCAACACTGTCGCGCTTCTCCGCCACCGGCAGCCCCAGCGAGGCCGCCATCCGCCGCACCTCCGCCTTCGTGCGCTCGCCGACGGGCAGCAGCAGCCGCGACATCTCGTCCTGGCCCAGCGTGTAGAGGACGTAAGACTGGTCCTTCGAATCGTCGACGGCCCGCAGCAGCCGGTACTCGCCGTCAACCTGACGGATGCGGGCGTAGTGGCCCGTCGCCAGGTAGCCGGCGCCCCACCGGCCGATGCGGCGGAGGAGATGCTTGAACTTGATGCTGTCGTTGCAGGCGAGGCAGGGGTTGGGGGTGCGTCCCTGCTCATACTCGCGGCAGAAGTAGCGCACCACCTCCTCCTCGAACTCGCGCTCCAGGTTCACCACGTAGTGAGGTATGCGGAGGACACGACAGACCTCGCGCGCGTCGTCGGCGCCGAGCACGCAGCAACCCGCCCGCAGCGAGGACCCGTCGCTCCACAGGCGCATCGTCACGCCGACGACTTCGTAGCCGCGCTCCAGCAGGAGGGCGGCGGCGACGGAGGAATCGACGCCCCCGCTCATCGCCACGACCACGCGCTTCTTCTCGTTCATCGTCCGTTCCCCGGGTGCGCCCGCTTCCGGCCGTGTTATAATATCGACACCGCGTCGAGAGGAGGTCACGGTCTGGAAGCAGGCGAGCTAGCCCAAAGAGTGGTTGAGC
This region includes:
- the mnmA gene encoding tRNA 2-thiouridine(34) synthase MnmA, producing MNEKKRVVVAMSGGVDSSVAAALLLERGYEVVGVTMRLWSDGSSLRAGCCVLGADDAREVCRVLRIPHYVVNLEREFEEEVVRYFCREYEQGRTPNPCLACNDSIKFKHLLRRIGRWGAGYLATGHYARIRQVDGEYRLLRAVDDSKDQSYVLYTLGQDEMSRLLLPVGERTKAEVRRMAASLGLPVAEKRDSVEICFIPENDHLAFLKARSVARAPGRVVDVHGRTVGTHNGIAGYTIGQRRGLGVALGERRYVASIDARENVITIGDEEDLLSEALIADAVNWVSGRPPEGEAAVEAKIRYRTPAAPATVRMRGARAEVRFRERQRAVTPGQAVVFYQGEEVIGGGIISVVGAAARRGRPEAIVISGR
- a CDS encoding YtxH domain-containing protein, with amino-acid sequence MGAKGDKEREEEEERAGKGGPGFVSGFLSGSALGGLLAVLFTPMPGEEFRAMTREKAPELWERRQELAEEALGRTQALFERVESMPGGGIIPRIRNFLRAVKERLSDAAAEVREGMVEGQEEARHRYETMTRRRRRGM
- a CDS encoding class F sortase; amino-acid sequence: MDRLRLPGGRDRGPGGGGRLEQLRRWLDCLQPRQRWAVIAGVPIALLLIIAAVSTTLALSLGGDGDAKSAAARTATPSEGESEGLLNEDLTQSLLLAKEHLEQRLQTNGLAGTHPEAPVPGQEGDRLLIAKIGVDAPITMRVVGTDGHMPRPEGPTDVAWYDFSAFEGLGGRPGVGGNTVLSGHVDYRDYGPAVFWDLRKLEAGDEIVIRLSDGSEYKYVVQWNRVVDSSAAVWNDIVASTPQESVTLITCAGTFDPSTRTYDQRRVVWAVRVA
- a CDS encoding invasin domain 3-containing protein translates to MKKFGILAGLAFVALLLGMAGTTIRSDDAQARPTAVIALSPTIVNSLTDAACAPACNLANPAHLLAVADEEGDGDGRVEASDFADIDLDANQLNEDTGVLWILAFVTNDDPVTFSADVGAFAESGAANWVCDTALEEADCDANAATVGDGAVVATLTAGAGGFARDDDYELLVSQSGIDVTIEYAVVGDPDAISVIAFPSDTVMEGLDLGDCTGLDLADFTDEIEEPTVTGLIATVEDDDGTPLAGAFVGWESDDTDVAVLTLPLTVSIETDSGTFAVNLVCGVEPGTATITASALLSPMGPEVDDDEVDITVVGEPADMTVTASPASITCDGTASSTVSAALVDAEGNPVVAGIRVRFDVVALGTADPITAVTDAEGVASSTITPLSGVSAGVVVIVSVPDFDLESSIRIDCAAPPPTVAPPPTVAPPPTVVPPPTGDAGLLD
- a CDS encoding class F sortase, which produces MGLGVAALMAAGILFGLSATGIIGNNGRYSGPGTTTGFGSVVATPPSITPPPQSTPPSDAPIARLVIPRVGIDAPVVTLGIDGDGVMQSPSNAYDVAWYDFSTRPGFGSNAVFSGHVDYHDVGPAVFWELRHLQAGDIVEVRLADGTIYQYSVTALECLPVDTAPIGEIVGPTPNEVVTLITCCGEFNYSTRQYSHRLVVRAERVLVPPS
- a CDS encoding class F sortase, whose protein sequence is MIRGALSGLYGWLRERSSRLSFRPRNRLHIALLAGVPVVVLSTVAALTWLFLFSGTGDGPSTLARVLDAAVSPTPRSTPTPRLTASPTPLPTATSEAPLEAASSDSDATGSSEVTHESQGPAAESGMRMVIPKIGVNAPVTIRVMGPDGVMGPPNGRFDVVWYDFSAFPGLGGYPGSSGNAVFSGHVDYHPHYEAVFWDLRLLAPGDIIEVYLPDGAVARYSVQWAQTISPESDFSSYCADTGEGTITIVTCQGTFNPATRQYNQRLVVRGALVP